One genomic region from Microcystis panniformis FACHB-1757 encodes:
- a CDS encoding mechanosensitive ion channel family protein — translation MKKIWRYLGLFCLVLLLTLSPILMIAAQNNPAKQGQETPLETLGEVFPVMLDNQELFTIRQGIGSFSAQERAKSITDRIEKIADDDALSPEDLTIKIDPEDKNPSIILGDTVIATITSKDAKLHAVSQEVLAERALAKIKAAIVRYRQERQPDNLLKDAVLTVSATLSTVLIFWVMIFISSRGFPQIQRLITSLVPGVGFQNFEIISSRTIGIFSLRILQFIRTLIILTILYFYLTFVLRLFPWTRKFGDGFLQYFFRALEVFSQEIAKYLPNIFIILLIVFITHYLLRAIKPFFTALARENLVIHGFYPDWANPTYNLLSLLIIALAIVIAFPYLPGFNSPAFQGVSVFLGVLFSLGSTSAIANVVGGIILIYTRSFQLGDKISIGDVIGDVIEKGLLVTRIRTPANRIITIPNSSLLNTNVINFSVSQREFKQPLILQTTVTLGYDLPWRKVHATLKEAALATQFIVSEPAPFVLQTSLDDFYVSYQLNAYTDHPNKMVYIYSELHQNIQDKCNEVGIEIMSPHYKALRDGNHSTIPENYLPEDYQSPAFGIQSNPQK, via the coding sequence ATGAAAAAAATCTGGCGTTACCTAGGGCTGTTTTGTTTAGTTTTGTTACTGACTTTATCCCCCATCCTCATGATAGCAGCCCAGAATAATCCTGCTAAACAAGGACAGGAAACACCCCTGGAAACTTTGGGAGAAGTTTTTCCCGTCATGCTTGATAATCAAGAACTTTTTACTATTCGGCAGGGAATAGGTTCTTTTTCAGCGCAAGAAAGAGCGAAATCGATTACAGATAGAATTGAAAAAATTGCCGATGACGATGCTCTTTCTCCTGAAGATTTAACTATAAAAATTGATCCTGAAGACAAAAACCCTTCGATTATTTTGGGAGATACGGTTATTGCTACTATTACTTCTAAAGATGCCAAATTACACGCGGTCAGTCAAGAAGTATTGGCCGAACGAGCTTTAGCAAAGATTAAAGCGGCCATTGTCCGTTATCGTCAAGAACGTCAACCAGATAACCTCTTAAAAGATGCAGTTTTGACGGTAAGTGCTACCCTGTCCACGGTCTTAATTTTCTGGGTGATGATTTTTATATCTTCGCGGGGTTTTCCCCAGATTCAGAGATTAATCACCTCCCTAGTTCCTGGGGTCGGATTCCAAAATTTTGAGATTATTAGTTCTAGGACAATAGGAATTTTTTCCCTAAGAATTTTGCAATTTATCCGCACTCTAATTATTTTAACTATTCTCTATTTTTATTTAACTTTTGTCCTTCGTCTTTTTCCCTGGACTAGAAAATTTGGTGATGGTTTTCTGCAATACTTTTTTCGTGCTTTGGAAGTTTTTTCCCAAGAGATAGCAAAATATTTACCCAATATTTTTATTATACTGCTAATTGTTTTTATAACTCACTATCTGTTGAGAGCGATTAAACCATTTTTCACCGCCTTGGCAAGAGAAAATTTAGTAATCCATGGTTTCTATCCCGATTGGGCAAACCCAACCTATAATTTACTGTCACTGCTGATAATTGCCTTAGCTATAGTCATCGCTTTTCCCTATCTACCCGGATTTAATTCTCCTGCTTTTCAGGGGGTGTCGGTATTTTTAGGGGTGCTATTTTCCTTGGGTTCCACCTCTGCTATCGCTAACGTGGTAGGAGGAATTATCCTCATCTATACCCGCTCTTTTCAACTAGGAGATAAAATTTCTATTGGTGATGTTATTGGAGATGTGATTGAAAAAGGATTATTAGTCACCCGTATTCGCACACCGGCTAATAGAATTATCACGATTCCTAATTCATCGCTGTTAAACACCAATGTGATTAACTTTAGTGTCTCTCAAAGGGAATTCAAACAGCCTTTAATTTTGCAAACCACAGTCACTCTCGGTTATGATTTACCTTGGCGTAAGGTTCACGCAACTCTGAAAGAAGCAGCCTTAGCCACCCAATTTATTGTCTCAGAACCTGCTCCTTTTGTCTTGCAAACCAGTCTCGATGATTTTTATGTCAGCTATCAGCTAAATGCCTACACCGATCATCCTAACAAAATGGTGTATATTTATTCTGAATTACACCAAAATATTCAGGATAAATGTAACGAAGTCGGTATCGAAATTATGTCTCCTCACTACAAGGCTCTCCGGGATGGCAATCACAGCACTATTCCTGAAAATTATCTGCCGGAAGATTATCAAAGTCCTGCTTTTGGTATTCAGTCAAATCCTCAGAAGTAA
- a CDS encoding nitroreductase family protein, which yields MTLPLDVPTAINQRRSIKTFTTDPIAPELLKTLVELTVAAPSSFNIQDWRIILVQDEAQKAALAEAAWGQKQIIQAPVTFVFAADAAAGGGDLTPIYEQALSTGAWNEGTVKYFQQAIPGFQKNLGEKTREYAIKDAMIAATHLVLAAESLGLSSCFLNGWIEDKVKAVIGAADHPHLAIAVVVPIGYAAEPRLNPGRLPLDYNVFVDRLGNPYQI from the coding sequence ATGACCTTGCCTCTCGATGTTCCCACGGCGATTAATCAACGTCGTTCTATTAAAACTTTTACCACCGATCCGATCGCCCCGGAACTGCTGAAAACCCTAGTAGAATTAACCGTTGCCGCACCTAGTAGTTTCAACATCCAAGATTGGCGAATTATTTTAGTACAAGATGAGGCACAAAAGGCCGCTTTAGCCGAGGCCGCTTGGGGACAAAAGCAAATTATCCAAGCGCCGGTTACTTTTGTTTTCGCTGCCGATGCTGCCGCAGGAGGAGGAGATCTAACCCCCATCTATGAACAGGCCCTCAGTACGGGTGCTTGGAACGAAGGCACGGTAAAATATTTTCAACAGGCAATCCCGGGATTTCAAAAGAATTTAGGCGAAAAAACCCGGGAATACGCGATTAAAGATGCCATGATCGCCGCTACTCATCTGGTTTTAGCTGCCGAAAGTCTCGGTTTATCTAGTTGTTTTCTCAACGGTTGGATCGAGGACAAGGTAAAAGCGGTGATCGGTGCTGCCGATCATCCCCATCTGGCGATCGCTGTTGTCGTTCCCATCGGTTACGCGGCGGAACCGCGGCTTAATCCGGGGCGTTTACCTTTAGATTACAATGTTTTTGTGGATCGCTTGGGTAATCCCTATCAAATCTAA
- a CDS encoding mechanosensitive ion channel domain-containing protein has product MTFSPSAWLTPFFYTPLWRAGGVSITLGWIIGTLVLFILVTCLTIAFKSLLKNRLLKSIGFDEGNREAIATLASFAFGAFGYIIALQLTGFNLASIAVLAGGLGVGIGFGLQELTKNLTSGLTLLVERKLKVGDFIEFEQTKGYIREISIRSTTIRTVDGAELIVPNTILTSNRVQNWHYTDSRIRVIVPVGVAYGTDPLIVTEILLQSAYMSGEIAFNPLPKVIFNGFGDSALNFELWVWVEKVEQAVFLRSSLHFIIEHNLRHRGITIPFPQRELWLHNTDSFEAVKEQDQEIVKPAKPLSLKEMLLEVSYFKHFNDLQLRVLIEMGCRKHLQDGDILIRQGERANYFCIVLQGQVDAFYENDKISRKIFTFNKGQYFGELPLILEVPYPTTMQAVGETLLFLLDRQGFQHLITTYPALAEEFTQALTQRQEELRECQQKLGEMGLLDSEDLKNPVSWLRQRLKSFFAT; this is encoded by the coding sequence ATGACTTTCTCTCCCTCAGCTTGGTTAACGCCCTTTTTTTACACTCCCCTTTGGCGCGCTGGGGGTGTGTCCATCACTCTCGGTTGGATTATTGGTACTCTTGTACTGTTTATTCTTGTCACCTGTCTGACGATCGCTTTTAAAAGTTTACTAAAAAATCGTCTGCTGAAAAGTATCGGTTTTGATGAGGGTAATCGAGAAGCGATCGCAACTCTGGCTAGTTTTGCTTTTGGGGCTTTTGGTTATATTATCGCCCTACAATTGACTGGATTCAATCTCGCTTCGATCGCTGTTTTAGCCGGTGGTTTGGGGGTGGGTATCGGTTTCGGTTTGCAGGAGTTAACCAAAAATCTCACCAGTGGTTTAACTTTGTTGGTGGAACGCAAGTTAAAAGTGGGCGATTTTATCGAATTTGAGCAAACAAAGGGTTATATCCGGGAAATATCGATTCGTTCCACCACCATTCGCACTGTTGATGGTGCAGAGTTAATCGTTCCTAACACAATCCTAACTAGCAATCGCGTCCAGAATTGGCATTATACCGACTCGCGCATTCGAGTCATTGTACCGGTGGGAGTTGCCTACGGTACGGATCCTTTGATAGTAACGGAAATTCTGCTGCAATCAGCCTATATGTCGGGAGAAATTGCCTTTAATCCGCTTCCCAAGGTGATTTTTAACGGTTTTGGTGATAGTGCTTTAAATTTTGAGTTGTGGGTATGGGTGGAAAAAGTCGAACAGGCCGTTTTTCTGAGAAGTTCCCTACACTTCATTATCGAGCATAATCTGCGTCATCGGGGCATAACAATTCCTTTTCCCCAGCGAGAGTTATGGTTGCATAATACCGACAGTTTTGAGGCAGTTAAGGAACAGGATCAGGAGATAGTTAAACCTGCAAAACCGCTATCGTTAAAAGAAATGTTATTGGAGGTGAGTTACTTTAAACATTTTAACGATCTGCAATTGCGTGTATTAATTGAAATGGGTTGTCGTAAACATCTCCAGGACGGGGATATTTTAATTAGACAGGGAGAAAGAGCTAATTATTTCTGTATTGTTTTGCAGGGACAAGTGGATGCTTTTTATGAAAACGATAAAATCAGTCGTAAAATTTTTACTTTTAATAAAGGTCAATATTTTGGGGAATTACCGTTAATATTAGAGGTTCCCTATCCCACCACTATGCAAGCAGTGGGGGAAACCTTGTTATTTTTGCTCGATCGTCAGGGGTTTCAGCATCTTATCACTACTTATCCGGCTCTAGCGGAGGAATTCACTCAGGCACTCACCCAACGTCAAGAGGAATTGCGCGAATGTCAGCAGAAATTGGGAGAAATGGGGCTTTTAGACTCGGAAGACCTGAAAAATCCCGTCTCTTGGCTGCGACAACGGTTAAAGAGCTTTTTTGCGACTTAA
- a CDS encoding GNAT family N-acetyltransferase: MIKVDSCFISYLLSNPSDSEATGDNATITIEVRLAQSQDLKSLAEILTDSFFPTANYWSFLRPIFKLGIYEDLRGRLRADTPYYHCLVVSQTSVTAAGSQEIIVATAEIGLKSSSFLAVPIPYISNLAVSPDRRRAGLARRLLLKCEQIAREWGFEELSLHVLDNNLAAQSLYSSSGYRLQKTDGWLSNWLFNRPQKLFLHKKISQ, from the coding sequence GTGATTAAAGTGGACTCCTGTTTTATCTCATACCTATTGTCTAATCCCTCCGACTCGGAAGCGACCGGTGACAATGCCACCATTACCATCGAGGTGCGTTTGGCCCAAAGCCAAGATCTCAAAAGCTTGGCGGAAATTCTCACCGATAGTTTTTTCCCCACGGCCAATTATTGGTCTTTTCTGCGTCCTATCTTTAAATTGGGCATTTACGAGGACTTACGGGGACGATTGCGCGCCGATACCCCTTACTATCACTGTCTGGTAGTCAGTCAAACCAGCGTCACGGCTGCGGGTTCTCAGGAAATTATTGTCGCTACGGCGGAAATCGGCTTAAAATCCAGTTCTTTTTTAGCTGTTCCCATTCCTTATATCTCTAATTTAGCCGTTAGTCCCGATCGCCGGCGTGCCGGTCTGGCCCGGAGATTGCTGCTCAAGTGTGAACAGATCGCTAGAGAATGGGGTTTTGAGGAACTTTCCCTCCATGTTCTCGATAATAATCTAGCGGCCCAGTCACTGTACTCAAGTAGCGGTTATCGTCTGCAAAAAACCGACGGTTGGTTGAGCAATTGGTTATTTAATCGACCACAAAAGTTATTTCTGCACAAGAAAATCAGCCAATGA
- a CDS encoding hydrogenase maturation protease, producing the protein MNNFKILLIGYGNTLRNDDGVGVRIAEIIAGENWPHVQVIATHQLTPELAADIADASLVIFVDAVLSSQTDIRIEKLAAVTEWNNFGHAESPASLLALTQAIYQQTPRAWGIFIPAINCEFGEELSTITQKGLTNAIKAIRKIITSEDLTEYQKQDFDNLPADNFQE; encoded by the coding sequence ATGAATAATTTTAAAATACTGCTCATCGGCTACGGTAATACTTTAAGAAATGATGACGGAGTGGGAGTGAGAATAGCCGAAATTATTGCCGGGGAGAATTGGCCTCATGTGCAAGTTATCGCTACCCATCAATTGACTCCTGAGTTAGCAGCCGATATAGCTGATGCTTCCCTAGTTATTTTTGTTGATGCAGTATTATCTAGTCAAACCGATATCCGGATAGAAAAATTAGCGGCAGTTACCGAATGGAATAATTTCGGTCATGCAGAAAGTCCCGCTTCTTTATTAGCATTAACTCAAGCAATTTATCAACAAACTCCCAGGGCCTGGGGAATATTTATTCCTGCTATTAACTGTGAATTTGGTGAAGAATTATCAACAATAACTCAAAAGGGCTTGACAAATGCGATTAAAGCTATTAGGAAAATTATTACTTCTGAGGATTTGACTGAATACCAAAAGCAGGACTTTGATAATCTTCCGGCAGATAATTTTCAGGAATAG
- a CDS encoding AmpG family muropeptide MFS transporter, giving the protein MIKEISAYLQVFRSQKMAALLFLGFASGLPLLLTSRTLQAWMTTEGVDLKSIGLFSLVALPYSLKFLWSPLLDRYLPPLLGRRRGWILIAQICLTLAIGFMAFQQPQRSLELLAINALLIAFFSASQDIAYDAYRTDILEKWEMGAGVAIGVLGYRLALILTGSIALILADLFPWPLVYLFLAGLMALTIIWSFFAPATPPRDDTPQTLLEAVWLPFQEFFQRYRFGQGIGILAFIVLYRLGDALVNNMVTPFLLKTGFSQTDIGAIQGGMAMIATMVGVLLGGSLLSRWGINRSLWIFGGLQAISNLAYFILANLGQNYPFMVLAINIENFCGGLGTAAFVAFLMSLCNARFTATQFALLSSLMAFSRDILVAPAGVLAEAIGWQWFFLITVIAALPGLALLPLFAPWQEPN; this is encoded by the coding sequence ATGATCAAAGAAATTTCCGCTTATTTGCAAGTGTTCCGCAGTCAAAAAATGGCGGCTTTGTTATTCTTAGGTTTCGCTTCTGGATTGCCCTTGTTGCTCACCAGTCGCACCCTGCAAGCTTGGATGACCACCGAAGGAGTTGATCTGAAATCGATCGGTTTATTTAGTTTAGTCGCTCTCCCCTACTCTCTTAAATTTCTTTGGTCTCCCTTACTCGATCGCTATCTTCCCCCGCTGCTTGGTCGTCGTCGCGGCTGGATTTTAATCGCTCAAATTTGTTTAACTTTAGCGATTGGTTTCATGGCTTTTCAACAACCGCAACGATCTTTAGAATTATTGGCAATTAATGCTTTACTGATCGCTTTTTTTAGTGCCAGCCAAGATATTGCCTATGATGCCTATCGCACAGATATTTTAGAAAAATGGGAGATGGGTGCTGGGGTGGCGATCGGGGTTTTAGGTTATCGTTTGGCTTTAATTTTAACTGGTTCGATCGCTTTAATTTTAGCCGATCTCTTTCCCTGGCCTCTCGTCTATCTTTTCCTAGCTGGATTGATGGCTTTAACGATTATTTGGTCTTTTTTCGCCCCAGCTACTCCCCCTAGAGATGATACTCCTCAAACTCTTTTAGAGGCAGTTTGGTTGCCTTTCCAAGAGTTTTTTCAACGCTATCGATTCGGTCAAGGAATCGGTATTCTCGCCTTTATTGTTCTCTATCGTTTAGGGGATGCTTTAGTTAATAATATGGTGACTCCTTTTCTCTTAAAAACTGGTTTCAGTCAAACCGATATCGGGGCGATCCAAGGGGGCATGGCCATGATAGCAACTATGGTGGGAGTTTTATTAGGTGGTTCCCTGTTAAGTCGTTGGGGAATTAATCGATCGCTCTGGATTTTTGGCGGCTTGCAAGCTATTAGTAATTTAGCCTATTTTATTTTAGCAAATTTAGGGCAAAATTATCCTTTTATGGTCTTAGCTATTAATATTGAAAACTTCTGCGGCGGCTTAGGCACTGCCGCTTTTGTGGCTTTTTTAATGAGTCTTTGCAATGCTCGTTTTACCGCTACTCAGTTCGCCCTTTTATCGAGTTTAATGGCCTTTAGTCGCGATATTTTAGTAGCTCCCGCCGGAGTTTTAGCCGAGGCAATCGGTTGGCAGTGGTTCTTTTTAATCACGGTAATTGCCGCTTTACCTGGGTTAGCTTTATTGCCTTTATTTGCTCCTTGGCAAGAGCCGAATTAG
- a CDS encoding Uma2 family endonuclease, producing the protein MLSTNTVSPHIIPPLENGDRLTRPEFERRYQAMTQLKKAELIAGVVYMAAAVRAKNHGKPHANIIGWLTAYEVATPGVETLDNTTVRLDGDNQPQPDALLRIETSGQSSISEDDYVEGAPELIVEIAASTASYDLHEKLKVYRHHGVQEYIIWRVYDAQLDWFRLTDGEYLPLESNQDKTFCSQVFPGLWLDKNALLSGNLAEVLAILQQGIASQEHQDFCQILANK; encoded by the coding sequence ATGCTATCGACTAACACAGTTTCCCCCCATATTATTCCCCCTCTCGAAAATGGCGATAGATTAACTCGTCCTGAATTCGAGCGCCGTTATCAAGCAATGACACAGCTAAAAAAAGCTGAATTAATCGCAGGAGTTGTTTATATGGCAGCCGCGGTGAGAGCCAAAAACCACGGTAAACCCCACGCTAATATTATCGGTTGGTTAACTGCCTACGAAGTGGCGACACCGGGAGTAGAAACACTGGATAATACTACTGTGCGACTGGATGGGGATAATCAACCACAACCAGATGCTTTATTAAGAATAGAAACCAGTGGACAATCAAGCATTAGTGAAGATGATTATGTAGAAGGCGCGCCAGAATTAATCGTAGAAATTGCTGCTTCTACTGCTTCCTACGATTTACACGAAAAACTCAAAGTTTATCGTCACCATGGAGTACAAGAGTATATTATCTGGCGAGTTTATGATGCTCAATTGGATTGGTTTCGCTTAACTGATGGGGAATATTTGCCCCTAGAATCAAATCAAGATAAGACATTTTGCTCCCAAGTCTTCCCCGGATTATGGCTGGATAAAAATGCTTTATTATCGGGCAATTTAGCCGAAGTTTTGGCAATATTACAACAAGGAATAGCTAGTCAAGAACACCAAGATTTTTGTCAAATTTTGGCTAATAAATAA
- a CDS encoding LCP family protein: MVNKTKSRLKSGKSSKLAAKPVKKRRLSGKWFLTALGLTGCALVSATAGAMLAVSLSSTPLRQAALSPQEAAAFNNQQAISYQNLQLPALNRPVNILVVGAKVLTSDVKEAQTPDLGYHAPVNSLDGLTDTMLLLRFDPQRQKLTMLSIPRDTRTDIEGYGEKKINEANALGGPALTAETVSHLLDGVAIDRYIRINVQGVEKLIDALGGVTVYVPKDMKYKDFSQHLYIDLKKGEQHLNGEKFLQFARFRYDANGDIGRIQRQQQLMRSLVEQTLKPATLLKIPDIIKVIRTHIDTNLSLEELLALAGFASKTQRADVQMLLLPGDFNGDGRQGISYWLPNQSKIQELVAQHFNHGSFMADIEETTQPTRIAVEDSTDNPEAVQTLVRYLRSLGYENVFVSKSSSPILETTKIIAQKGDNSLAAALHNSLGVGEVLVESTGNLASDVTIKIGQDWQEKSANLSEPSLGN; encoded by the coding sequence GTGGTTAATAAGACAAAATCAAGGCTTAAAAGCGGAAAATCAAGCAAATTAGCGGCTAAACCTGTTAAAAAGCGGCGATTGTCCGGTAAATGGTTCCTGACAGCCCTAGGCTTAACCGGCTGCGCCCTAGTTTCCGCTACGGCCGGCGCTATGTTGGCTGTGTCTCTCTCCTCCACACCTTTGCGACAAGCTGCTCTCAGTCCCCAAGAAGCCGCCGCTTTTAACAATCAGCAGGCCATATCCTATCAAAATCTGCAACTTCCCGCCCTCAACCGTCCCGTTAATATTCTGGTAGTTGGGGCTAAAGTGTTGACATCCGATGTCAAGGAGGCACAAACCCCAGATTTGGGTTATCATGCCCCGGTTAATTCCTTAGATGGTTTAACCGATACCATGCTGTTACTGCGTTTTGACCCCCAAAGACAGAAGTTAACCATGCTTTCCATCCCCCGGGATACCCGCACCGATATCGAGGGTTATGGGGAGAAAAAAATCAATGAAGCTAACGCCCTTGGTGGACCTGCTTTAACGGCGGAAACGGTTAGTCATCTTTTGGACGGAGTGGCTATCGATCGCTATATTCGCATTAATGTGCAGGGTGTGGAAAAATTAATTGATGCTTTGGGGGGGGTGACGGTATATGTTCCCAAAGACATGAAGTACAAAGATTTTAGTCAACACCTCTACATTGACCTGAAAAAAGGGGAACAACACCTTAACGGCGAGAAATTCCTCCAGTTTGCCCGTTTTCGTTACGATGCTAACGGCGATATCGGTCGTATCCAACGACAACAGCAATTAATGCGGTCTTTAGTGGAACAAACCCTAAAACCAGCAACTTTATTGAAAATTCCCGATATTATTAAGGTTATCCGCACTCATATCGATACTAATCTCAGTTTAGAGGAGTTACTCGCTCTAGCCGGTTTTGCCTCCAAAACTCAGCGCGCTGATGTGCAAATGCTACTGCTACCCGGAGACTTTAATGGTGATGGTCGGCAGGGGATCAGTTATTGGCTACCCAATCAAAGTAAAATTCAAGAGCTAGTGGCTCAACATTTTAACCACGGCTCTTTTATGGCTGACATCGAAGAAACCACGCAACCGACTCGCATAGCTGTGGAAGATAGCACCGATAATCCAGAAGCGGTGCAAACTCTAGTCAGATATCTGCGCTCATTGGGTTATGAAAATGTTTTTGTCTCTAAGTCTTCATCGCCAATTCTAGAAACTACCAAAATTATTGCTCAAAAAGGGGATAATTCCCTGGCTGCTGCCCTACATAATAGCCTTGGTGTCGGGGAAGTTTTGGTGGAAAGTACGGGGAATCTCGCTTCTGATGTGACGATTAAAATCGGTCAAGATTGGCAAGAAAAATCGGCTAATCTTTCTGAGCCATCCCTAGGCAACTAA
- a CDS encoding Uma2 family endonuclease, with amino-acid sequence MFALVSLDKIELPAGSLVRLPATWLDYQTLSRQRGDNSQPKIKYHNGEVLLMSPLPKHGRDAHLIANIIITLLDYLGREYEAFTPVTMALPETSGIEPDYSFYIDHWPAIAGKARIDWVNDPPPDLVLEIDVTSYSNVDDYLPYQVPEIWLYRQKNLYIYWLDNQEYIPRHQSQYFPNFNLQNLVSFCGEIADNRNSSMAIRQLKQHLEDFYK; translated from the coding sequence ATGTTTGCCTTAGTTTCACTAGATAAAATCGAGCTACCGGCGGGATCCTTAGTGAGATTACCTGCCACTTGGCTAGATTATCAAACTTTGTCTCGGCAAAGGGGCGACAATTCTCAGCCTAAAATCAAATATCACAATGGAGAAGTCTTGCTTATGTCTCCACTTCCTAAGCATGGACGTGATGCCCATTTAATTGCTAATATTATCATCACCTTATTGGATTATCTGGGGCGTGAGTACGAGGCTTTTACTCCCGTAACCATGGCATTACCAGAAACAAGTGGTATTGAACCAGATTATAGTTTTTATATTGACCATTGGCCGGCTATAGCAGGGAAAGCCAGAATTGACTGGGTAAATGATCCTCCTCCCGATTTAGTATTAGAAATTGATGTCACCAGTTACTCGAATGTGGATGATTATCTGCCTTATCAAGTGCCTGAAATTTGGTTGTATCGTCAGAAAAATCTCTATATTTATTGGCTAGATAATCAAGAGTATATCCCTCGCCATCAAAGTCAATATTTTCCTAACTTTAACCTACAAAATCTAGTTTCTTTCTGTGGAGAAATTGCCGACAATCGCAATAGTAGTATGGCAATTCGTCAACTAAAACAACATCTCGAAGATTTTTATAAGTAG
- a CDS encoding PP2C family protein-serine/threonine phosphatase, whose product MRSEPEPSDTLTTATVNMGDQSTDIKPILALKELVASLYREQNKVQNLLSSLGFALRSFNNLNQFLDLTPLMAARVADAEGGALILSKNNGQVALDQLHCQDNQINGELRRQLEAIIRQLNQEAALENKNNRSLLDSLDHKIRQTLGQGTQVYSTPVLVKNSERGRLYVFSRDPDYGWTPTRRKLLQLVADQTAVAIANNELTIELRAKERQDRELEIASEIQNRLLPRQCPKIQGVELAAHCKTANRVGGDYYDFIPCNYDQFKLATEAEREASTAPWSIVIGDVMGKGVPAGLLMTMTRGMLRAEVLNRHSPAQILRHLNRVMYADLDNSHRFVTLFYSEYDPLTRRLGYSNAAHYPTLWWRAKRGELESLDTEGTLVGLEADSIYDDSQVQLEAGDTLIYYTDGFTDAVNSKGERFDQKNWLSAVKEACQQYTDPEQILEYLFGKVAAFTGLVNDSSDDMTLVVMRVKSEE is encoded by the coding sequence ATGCGTTCTGAGCCGGAACCGAGCGACACCCTCACCACTGCCACAGTCAATATGGGCGATCAAAGTACCGATATCAAGCCAATTTTAGCCTTAAAAGAGTTGGTCGCTAGTTTATATCGCGAACAAAACAAAGTTCAAAATCTCTTAAGTTCCCTCGGTTTTGCCCTGCGGAGTTTCAATAATTTAAACCAATTCCTCGATCTTACCCCCTTGATGGCCGCACGAGTGGCAGATGCAGAAGGAGGGGCGTTGATTTTGAGCAAAAATAACGGTCAAGTGGCGCTTGATCAACTGCATTGCCAAGATAATCAAATTAATGGGGAACTACGCCGACAATTAGAGGCAATTATCCGACAATTAAACCAAGAAGCGGCACTTGAGAATAAAAATAATCGATCGCTTCTCGATAGTCTCGACCATAAAATCCGGCAAACTCTCGGACAGGGTACGCAGGTTTATAGTACACCTGTTTTGGTAAAAAATAGTGAGCGGGGACGTTTATACGTTTTCAGTCGCGATCCCGATTATGGTTGGACCCCCACCCGTCGTAAACTGCTGCAGCTAGTGGCCGATCAAACGGCGGTGGCTATAGCTAATAATGAATTAACGATCGAATTACGGGCCAAGGAACGTCAGGATCGAGAGTTAGAAATCGCTTCCGAAATCCAAAATCGTCTTTTACCCCGGCAATGTCCGAAAATTCAGGGGGTAGAATTGGCAGCCCACTGCAAAACGGCTAATCGCGTTGGTGGCGACTATTATGATTTTATCCCCTGCAACTACGATCAATTTAAACTGGCAACGGAGGCGGAAAGGGAAGCCAGTACCGCTCCTTGGAGTATAGTCATCGGTGATGTCATGGGTAAAGGTGTCCCAGCAGGATTATTGATGACCATGACCCGGGGAATGTTGCGAGCGGAAGTGTTAAATCGTCACTCCCCGGCCCAGATTTTGCGTCATCTCAATCGGGTTATGTATGCCGATCTCGATAATTCTCATCGTTTCGTGACATTATTTTATTCCGAGTATGATCCCCTGACGCGCCGTCTTGGCTACAGTAATGCTGCCCATTATCCCACCCTCTGGTGGCGAGCTAAACGGGGAGAGTTAGAGTCTCTCGACACGGAAGGGACATTAGTTGGTTTAGAGGCCGATTCTATCTATGACGATTCCCAAGTGCAATTAGAAGCGGGAGATACGCTGATCTATTACACCGATGGCTTTACCGATGCAGTTAACTCGAAAGGGGAAAGATTTGATCAGAAAAATTGGCTATCGGCAGTTAAAGAAGCCTGTCAACAGTACACCGATCCCGAACAGATTCTAGAATATTTATTTGGAAAAGTGGCCGCTTTTACTGGGTTGGTAAATGACAGTAGCGACGATATGACTTTAGTAGTTATGCGAGTGAAATCGGAGGAATAA